The following proteins are encoded in a genomic region of Schistocerca serialis cubense isolate TAMUIC-IGC-003099 chromosome 9, iqSchSeri2.2, whole genome shotgun sequence:
- the LOC126419082 gene encoding cuticle protein 7-like: protein MSRAQVSVVLMLAMAAVSCQQALCWRGRSYAHQTASVVGPAHRVSVGAHSYDYVAYPKYEFEYGVSDEHTGDHHTQKEHRDGDVVTGEYSLKEADGSVRTVKYHADKSGFHPVVHHSHHGHAAGSAIGTSVGAGNGLGYY from the exons ATGTCTCGTGCTCAG GTGTCCGTGGTCCTGATGCTTGCGATGGCCGCCGTCAGCTGCCAGCAGGCGCTGTGCTGGCGCGGTCGCTCCTACGCCCACCAGACGGCTTCTGTGGTGGGGCCCGCGCATCGTGTCAGCGTCGGGGCTCACTCTTACGACTACGTG GCGTACCCGAAGTATGAGTTCGAGTATGGGGTGTCTGACGAGCACACAGGGGACCACCACACCCAGAAGGAGCACCGCGACGGAGACGTCGTGACTGGCGAGTACTCGCTCAAGGAGGCGGACGGCAGCGTGCGCACCGTCAAGTACCACGCCGACAAGTCCGGCTTCCACCCCGTCGTGCACCACTCGCACCACG GACATGCTGCAGGATCTGCGATAGGAACATCTGTCGGTGCTGGAAATGGCTTGGGGTATTACTAA